The genomic DNA GAATGGTTACTTCTACAGTGTGCAAATCTCTGGTTGTGCTTAACGTTACACTTCCGTCAGACGTCGGGGGTGCATCGAAATACTTCTCAAGTCTGCTGAATTTCTTATCAACGTATTCCTTCAAAGCGTCGGTAACCTCGATCTGTTGACCTCGTACTGTTAAGTTCATAGGGCACGCCTCCTTTGCTCCTCCAGTATAACACATATGTTAACGCCAAGTAAAAAAAGCACCCAACTTTTCGGAGGTATTTTACAAAATTCTGTTTTTTTCGATAAAACGCTTCCTCCAACACCCTTTTTATGGAGATCATGTTTTAAAGAGGCATTCATACACATGTGAATAATAAGCACATATAAAAAAAAGTTGCTCTGCTGCATCGTGACATTTATGAATTCCCGGCTTTACGCTCAGCTACCTTAACGAAAAAGGACGGGTGGCCCTTTCACACTGAATCGGATACAGTTCTGCCGAAAAATTTCCTTTTGCTGTGAACGGGTCACTCGTGTAAAGGGCCCTTTTATATACCCGGAAAACATAAAAAAGCCCTGGAATACATTCCAGGGCAGTTACTAGCGCGTTATCCATTGCTAACCATCTTACCAATTATGTAGGTCGGCTATGCCGGGGATGATTATAATTTGGTTACGTTAGCGGCTTGTGGTCCACGTGCGCCTTCGACAATGTCGAACTCCACGTCTTGTCCTTCTTCAAGTGTTTTGAAGCCTTCTGTTTGAATTGCGGAAAAATGAACGAATACGTCGCCGCCATCAGCGGTTTCAATGAAACCATAACCTTTTTCTGCGTTAAACCATTTTACTTTACCTTGCATGCACTAACATTCCCTTCGTCATCAAATGAAGTGAAGCTCTCGCCCACAATCCGACTATACCACCCAAAGTTATCCATTGTCAATTGGAATTGATAATGTTTTCTTTCATAGTTATTCCAGTTATCATAAGTAAATCACTCTATTCCTATAGATTGGCATGGTATAATAAGCAAAAGAGCCTACTATATTCATATAGTAAACTCTTTATGAGCGTTTGAAACTCATAAAATAAATTCAATTAAATTTTTTGTTGCATCCGTTTCACTTATTATCGGGGATCTCCAGCCATATCAATAAAATTCAAACGTCTTGGAGTAGTTCGCTGTTGGTTTCAACGAAAGAGGAACCTCATTTCGTCCTAAACGATCTGGCGTTGGATCTATGAACGAATCTTGACCATTACCCTCATCACAAAAGAGGGCACACTGTCATAGGAAGCAAGGAAGGCTCGTCTACACATCTTCTTACGACTCCCTCGTCCAATAATACCAACTTTCCATTTTTTGAATTCTATAACCACACTTTATATATAAATTCATTGCATTATAATTTCTACCTTGTGTCGAAACTAATAGTTGATCAATTGGCCTGGATTCAAGAAACACTTTTAACTCTGTTAGTAACTTCGTGCCTATTCCATGGCTTTGATGCTTTAGATCGACTCCCAAAAGACCGATCCTTGCTTCTCTGTCGTTTAAATTTTCTTTAATTGTTACGAATCCAATAATCTCTCCA from Paenibacillus sp. FSL R10-2782 includes the following:
- a CDS encoding cold shock domain-containing protein, with the protein product MQGKVKWFNAEKGYGFIETADGGDVFVHFSAIQTEGFKTLEEGQDVEFDIVEGARGPQAANVTKL